A section of the Leptospira barantonii genome encodes:
- a CDS encoding methyl-accepting chemotaxis protein, with product MSIRFRISLYLALVLLAGSLAITTMNAITTYFKLSQDIKDSSSMVASRYAFEIQDFFDRALGGLRGLEFQLSHARPTREETIETLKDLAKTDPHYFGAWSVFEAGKFDSKDSQYVNKQGYDGTGRFIPYLNKAGGADKPLILEPVIYYENQDASGYFYNIPRKTGIDFIADPFAYPVSGKEILMISVVKPVRRNGEVAGVVGMDITMENMQEMLAPIRPYQGEGYLSLISPGGFYAANGQKPELVGKEIQDPAWKKQILEGSQKKDIQIYERDGSTHFFYSFFLGSYDKKWILEVSVPDSIFWKNLSKIIMETIASSLFTMIIIVIVLNLIFQKLITNGINTAISFSEEISSGNLIVENKYERSDEVGKLLLSLDHMKNNIKRIILEIKGSSESLNSTSDQMAESSKSFYDVAQEQASASEESSAAIEELAASAENVGKSMDRAISHMKDIDGNVVLLKEQIARINEEMKSLASLAGESQQQATTGESSMNQSTKAMDEIGDSASRINEILSIITDISEKTNLLALNAAIEAARAGEAGKGFAVVAEEISKLASQTSNSVQEISQLVESTNRAVMNGTSKVKEASGILAKLRSSVDMFGVSAKNVLDSVNTQEKNTEKIHQSASSLMSFSLQIEEAVQEQKRASDEITKTIVSISEGTQEIASGADDLTGFSKNMHTQSEGLLRLINKFKI from the coding sequence ATGAGCATCAGGTTTCGAATTTCGTTATATCTCGCACTCGTACTTTTGGCGGGAAGTCTTGCGATCACCACCATGAATGCCATCACGACTTACTTTAAGTTATCGCAGGATATCAAGGATTCTTCGTCGATGGTCGCGTCTCGTTACGCATTCGAAATTCAGGACTTTTTCGATCGCGCACTCGGGGGGCTACGAGGGCTTGAGTTTCAACTTTCTCACGCAAGACCGACTCGAGAAGAAACGATCGAAACACTGAAGGACCTCGCGAAAACCGATCCGCATTATTTCGGAGCCTGGTCCGTTTTCGAAGCCGGTAAGTTCGATTCCAAGGATTCTCAATACGTCAACAAACAAGGGTATGACGGAACGGGAAGATTCATTCCTTACTTAAACAAGGCTGGGGGTGCGGATAAACCTCTGATCTTAGAACCGGTCATCTATTATGAAAACCAGGATGCAAGCGGATACTTTTACAACATTCCGAGAAAAACCGGAATCGATTTTATAGCGGATCCGTTTGCATATCCGGTTTCCGGAAAAGAAATTCTCATGATCTCCGTCGTTAAGCCCGTGAGAAGAAACGGAGAAGTCGCGGGTGTTGTTGGAATGGACATCACGATGGAGAATATGCAGGAGATGCTCGCTCCGATTCGTCCGTATCAGGGCGAAGGTTATCTGAGTTTGATTTCTCCCGGAGGTTTTTACGCCGCGAACGGACAAAAACCCGAACTCGTAGGAAAGGAAATTCAAGATCCTGCATGGAAAAAACAAATTCTGGAAGGAAGTCAGAAGAAGGACATTCAGATCTACGAAAGAGACGGCTCCACACATTTCTTTTATTCCTTTTTTCTCGGAAGTTACGATAAGAAATGGATCTTGGAAGTCAGCGTACCAGACAGCATCTTCTGGAAGAATTTATCCAAGATCATCATGGAAACGATCGCTTCTTCCCTGTTTACGATGATCATCATCGTAATCGTATTAAATCTAATATTCCAAAAATTGATTACGAATGGAATTAACACGGCCATTTCTTTTTCGGAGGAGATTTCCTCCGGAAATCTGATCGTCGAAAATAAATACGAACGTTCGGACGAGGTGGGTAAGTTACTCCTTTCTTTGGATCATATGAAGAATAATATCAAGAGAATCATTCTCGAGATCAAAGGTTCTTCCGAATCTCTGAATTCCACTTCCGATCAGATGGCCGAATCCTCGAAAAGTTTTTATGATGTTGCACAGGAACAGGCTTCCGCTTCGGAAGAATCTTCCGCGGCGATCGAAGAATTGGCGGCCTCGGCGGAGAACGTGGGCAAGTCCATGGACAGAGCCATTTCTCACATGAAGGACATCGACGGGAACGTGGTTCTTTTGAAGGAACAGATCGCAAGAATCAACGAAGAGATGAAGTCTCTCGCTTCTCTCGCCGGAGAATCGCAACAACAGGCGACCACGGGCGAAAGTTCCATGAATCAATCCACGAAGGCGATGGATGAGATCGGTGACAGCGCGTCTCGGATCAACGAAATTCTTTCCATCATCACCGATATTTCCGAAAAGACCAACTTACTCGCGTTAAACGCCGCGATCGAAGCCGCTCGGGCCGGAGAGGCCGGTAAAGGTTTTGCGGTTGTCGCGGAAGAAATTTCCAAACTCGCTTCCCAAACGTCCAACAGTGTTCAAGAGATCAGTCAACTCGTGGAATCCACGAACCGAGCCGTGATGAACGGAACGAGCAAGGTGAAGGAAGCGTCCGGAATTCTCGCGAAACTAAGAAGTTCGGTAGATATGTTCGGCGTTTCGGCAAAGAACGTTTTGGATTCGGTCAACACTCAGGAAAAAAATACGGAGAAGATTCACCAGAGCGCGAGTTCTTTGATGAGTTTCAGTCTTCAGATCGAGGAAGCGGTCCAAGAGCAAAAACGCGCATCGGATGAAATCACAAAAACGATCGTGAGTATTTCGGAAGGAACTCAGGAGATCGCGAGCGGCGCGGACGATCTTACCGGTTTTTCAAAGAATATGCATACTCAGTCCGAGGGTCTTCTTCGTTTGATCAATAAGTTTAAGATATAG
- a CDS encoding PP2C family protein-serine/threonine phosphatase translates to MTWIKQFSKLKSGFLNPFTFFEREFNYSDAEAWKDQTRIDQSFIRLAFLLHFTMYPTLAIPEVRNSERGVLYLGIIFLINVMSLVLSFQEKFLSWVIQISNIVIIFLMMNLFHESFYRFQDLESLQIYNNYFLLISLIVIFQMFRLKKGSCFLTGMIAICLHIFFVSIKRAELGLDDFPRILFVPDVVYGLCIVIGTSSVIIVKRLISISSELDLEYKYIQQDLTVAKQVQENLFPGRLSIKGIRYEVMRITPNHIGGDFFDFVQLREGNTGIFLTDIAGHGIASALVASMVKIMVSTMPYILKVHPSRLMDYIDDSLQKQFQSYHASAIYMFLDFISKEVTFSNAGHPYLIHGSFTKEFHEVETEGAILGFGIKKPIAEQVKFPLVEQDRFFLYTDGLIENKNKEGKLLGTEGLLEILNENRFEKDLGVFKANVQKAVENFFGDVALEDDTLFLIVEVE, encoded by the coding sequence ATGACCTGGATAAAACAATTCAGTAAACTCAAATCGGGCTTCTTAAATCCCTTTACGTTTTTTGAAAGGGAATTCAATTACAGCGACGCCGAAGCATGGAAGGATCAGACGAGAATCGATCAGTCCTTTATACGACTTGCGTTTCTTCTTCACTTTACGATGTATCCGACTCTCGCGATTCCCGAAGTCAGAAATTCGGAAAGGGGAGTTCTTTATTTGGGAATCATCTTTCTCATCAACGTGATGAGTTTGGTTCTTTCCTTCCAGGAAAAATTCTTATCCTGGGTGATTCAAATCTCGAACATCGTGATCATCTTTTTGATGATGAATCTTTTTCACGAATCCTTTTACCGTTTTCAGGATTTGGAAAGTCTTCAGATCTATAACAATTACTTTTTGCTAATATCATTGATCGTAATATTCCAGATGTTCCGTTTGAAAAAAGGCTCCTGTTTTTTGACCGGGATGATCGCGATCTGTCTTCATATCTTTTTTGTTTCGATCAAAAGGGCGGAACTCGGTCTCGACGATTTCCCGAGAATTCTTTTCGTGCCGGACGTAGTCTACGGACTTTGTATCGTCATCGGAACTTCTTCCGTGATTATCGTAAAACGACTGATTTCGATTTCTTCCGAACTCGATCTTGAATACAAATACATCCAACAGGATCTCACCGTAGCCAAACAGGTTCAGGAGAATCTTTTTCCCGGAAGACTGAGCATCAAAGGAATTCGATACGAGGTGATGAGAATCACTCCGAATCATATCGGCGGAGATTTTTTCGACTTCGTTCAACTCCGGGAAGGAAACACGGGAATCTTTCTGACGGACATCGCGGGGCACGGAATCGCGTCCGCGCTTGTGGCTTCCATGGTGAAGATCATGGTTTCTACGATGCCGTATATTTTAAAAGTACATCCTTCCCGTTTGATGGATTACATAGACGATTCTTTGCAGAAACAATTCCAATCGTATCACGCTTCGGCGATTTATATGTTTTTGGATTTTATTTCCAAAGAAGTTACGTTTTCCAACGCCGGTCATCCGTATTTGATTCACGGTTCTTTTACGAAAGAATTTCACGAGGTCGAAACGGAAGGAGCCATTCTCGGTTTCGGAATCAAAAAGCCGATTGCGGAACAGGTGAAATTTCCTCTTGTGGAACAGGATCGATTCTTCTTATACACGGACGGTTTGATAGAAAACAAGAATAAGGAAGGAAAACTTCTTGGAACGGAAGGCCTCCTTGAAATATTGAATGAGAATCGATTCGAAAAGGATCTCGGCGTATTTAAGGCGAACGTACAAAAGGCCGTGGAAAACTTTTTCGGAGACGTAGCACTGGAGGACGACACTCTCTTTCTCATCGTGGAAGTGGAGTAA
- a CDS encoding LA_0442/LA_0875 N-terminal domain-containing protein, producing MRLKYFLLSLFCLFFCFGTSLIAADIVRLKNGLIYRGKVVLEDDEKVLLAENDDFIRYINKENVVSVTYEKPQDKNKNSLVSSSDKDKDKSSAKEPPPHTNPYAGIATPIEREPPHASSQGNDTTIDVTHEIVTDFIWRGLSFSGEMANRRRNDSYPSTTFVPSYQPTIDINTPLKGFKIQFWGNFQLTERNDKDNDGRFQLFPGGPGPSYPGQGNPFTAPNPDLLNQSCVYDTQNNVMGGNYATGPTCGGLTPTAHKEQNGMKRADGLFYAFYYTFEKTSWGKFTVGTWFYNTFNKNPAYISTPLGGYNSLAAQGVTSSNNTSNQITRLAWQEYYIFWQLPFLSYLTPTISFYTQMSQENAGLAAGKNYLSLYMSHEYFAEKFFRITPAVNIGYEMSNNIVDNRYGIQDITSSLTFYFGKFFIKGNHVYRPNLYMYDTDNYYGATGGYVNRNTKDGLIVDPHKVNGPVNQYLLDQIANSPLIPDAGDGSLRQALRESYLLQKIPAHLFWFSVGFSHSF from the coding sequence ATGAGGCTTAAATATTTTCTTCTATCCTTATTCTGTTTGTTCTTCTGTTTCGGAACCTCCCTGATCGCCGCGGACATCGTCCGTTTAAAGAACGGTCTGATCTATCGAGGTAAGGTGGTTCTCGAAGACGACGAAAAGGTTCTTCTTGCGGAGAACGACGATTTTATACGCTACATCAACAAGGAAAACGTGGTCAGCGTTACCTACGAAAAACCTCAGGATAAAAACAAAAATTCTTTAGTGAGTTCTTCGGATAAGGACAAGGATAAATCTTCTGCGAAAGAACCTCCTCCGCATACCAACCCTTATGCGGGAATCGCGACGCCGATCGAAAGGGAACCGCCTCACGCTTCTTCGCAAGGAAACGACACGACTATCGACGTGACTCACGAGATCGTCACGGACTTTATTTGGCGGGGTCTTAGTTTTTCCGGCGAGATGGCCAATCGTCGTAGAAACGACAGTTATCCTTCGACCACGTTCGTACCTTCGTATCAACCAACAATCGATATCAATACACCTTTGAAAGGGTTTAAGATTCAGTTCTGGGGAAATTTTCAGCTAACGGAAAGAAACGATAAGGATAACGACGGACGTTTTCAATTGTTTCCGGGCGGTCCGGGACCTTCTTATCCGGGTCAGGGAAATCCTTTCACGGCTCCGAATCCGGATCTTCTCAATCAAAGTTGTGTTTACGATACTCAGAACAACGTGATGGGCGGGAACTACGCGACAGGACCTACCTGCGGAGGTCTTACTCCCACCGCACATAAGGAACAGAACGGTATGAAACGAGCGGACGGTTTATTCTACGCTTTTTATTATACGTTCGAAAAGACGAGTTGGGGAAAGTTCACCGTAGGGACTTGGTTCTACAATACGTTTAACAAAAACCCGGCGTATATCTCGACTCCATTAGGAGGTTATAATTCTCTCGCGGCTCAGGGAGTCACGAGTTCGAACAACACTTCGAATCAGATCACAAGACTCGCTTGGCAGGAATATTACATCTTTTGGCAACTTCCGTTTCTTTCTTATTTAACTCCTACGATTTCGTTTTATACTCAGATGAGTCAGGAGAATGCGGGGCTTGCGGCGGGTAAGAATTATCTTTCCCTTTACATGAGTCACGAATATTTCGCGGAGAAGTTTTTTAGAATCACTCCCGCGGTCAACATCGGTTATGAAATGTCGAACAATATCGTGGACAACCGTTACGGGATTCAGGACATCACGAGTAGTTTGACATTCTATTTCGGTAAATTCTTCATCAAAGGAAACCACGTATATCGCCCCAATCTGTATATGTATGATACGGATAACTACTATGGAGCGACCGGAGGTTACGTTAACCGAAATACAAAGGACGGTTTGATCGTGGATCCTCATAAGGTCAACGGTCCGGTGAACCAATATCTATTGGATCAGATCGCGAACAGTCCTTTGATTCCGGACGCGGGCGACGGATCGTTGAGACAGGCCCTTCGAGAATCGTATTTATTGCAGAAAATTCCGGCTCATTTATTCTGGTTCAGCGTCGGTTTTTCTCACAGTTTCTAA